In Gigantopelta aegis isolate Gae_Host chromosome 6, Gae_host_genome, whole genome shotgun sequence, the following are encoded in one genomic region:
- the LOC121374621 gene encoding beta-1,3-galactosyltransferase 1-like: MRETWANKNIFKTVNLRIVFFFGLTKVKATQELIENESIVYGDVVQGNFLDTYHNLTHKGVLAYRWTQDFCQQAEMIVKVDDDVFLNVFILLESFYPKFKSKKRSILCQCLMKNRSKIHRGKNKWSVGKRVFRGYSHYPINYCMGYLVLISRDLIRPMYRASSLTPFFWVDDVYLYGLLPEKFGGVKHQDIRKSLMKSAKVGLKCYLESKKCSYLAVIAWTKEKGYFDQLWYAALSQLSPAMKKEVNPLLLPEG; the protein is encoded by the coding sequence ATGAGAGAGACGTGGGCCAAtaagaatatatttaaaaccgTTAATTTGAGGATAGTTTTCTTCTTTGGGTTGACAAAAGTGAAAGCAACACAGGAGTTGATAGAGAACGAAAGTATCGTCTACGGCGACGTTGTTCAGGGGAATTTCTTGGACACCTACCACAACCTGACTCACAAGGGCGTGCTGGCGTACAGGTGGACTCAGGACTTCTGTCAGCAGGCCGAGATGATTGTCAAAGTAGACGACGACGTGTTCCTCAATGTCTTTATCCTCCTGGAAAGTTTTTACCCGAAGTTCAAATCTAAGAAGCGTTCTATTTTATGCCAATGCCTTATGAAAAATAGAAGCAAGATCCATAGAGGGAAAAACAAATGGTCTGTGGGGAAGCGTGTGTTTCGTGGATATTCCCACTACCCCATCAATTACTGCATGGGCTACCTCGTACTCATATCACGCGATCTCATCAGACCAATGTACCGGGCATCCTCTCTGACGCCGTTCTTCTGGGTCGATGACGTGTATCTGTATGGGTTGCTTCCCGAAAAGTTCGGTGGCGTCAAGCATCAGGACATCAGGAAGAGTTTGATGAAAAGCGCAAAGGTGGGTCTCAAGTGCTATCTTGAATCAAAGAAATGTTCGTACCTGGCGGTGATCGCTTGGACAAAGGAAAAGGGCTACTTCGACCAACTGTGGTACGCAGCATTGTCACAGCTGAGTCCAGCAATGAAAAAGGAGGTGAATCCTTTACTATTACCAGAAGGGTGA
- the LOC121373985 gene encoding beta-1,3-galactosyltransferase 1-like — protein MAPSVDMKQYFNIRLKTCICYSAVVLLLVTPILYHTLSVTYTVSRSASNPDAGYDSKDLTADFNRPSTSADTAHERQYTRKIAKRTLYPLTIDSPYVINSRNVCTNVSNLKFLIIVHTSTDHFQRRRIMRETWANKNIFKTVNLRIVFFFGLTKDKTTQELIENESIVYGDVVQGDFLDTYHNLTHKGVLAYRWTQDFCQQAEMIVKVDDDVFLNVFILLETYYPKFQSNNRSILCHFVRKNKSAIHRNRTKWIVDKHLFSGFAFYPVNHCLGYIVLISRDLIRPMYRASFLTPFFWVDDVYLYGLLPNKVGGVKYGDIRYSLDKKTNKGLECYFKTKKCSYLAVIAWKDNKHLFEQLWYAALSQLSPKMKKEVNPLLLPETP, from the coding sequence atggcaCCCAGTGTAGACATGAAGCAATACTTTAATATTCGATTAAAAACGTGCATCTGCTATTCGGCCGTGGTTTTATTACTGGTGACACCTATTCTTTATCACACTCTCTCTGTAACGTATACAGTCAGCAGGTCAGCTTCCAATCCGGATGCAGGTTATGACTCCAAAGACCTCACAGCAGACTTCAACCGTCCCTCGACAAGTGCGGATACAGCCCATGAAAGACAATACACCAGAAAAATTGCAAAACGCACACTGTATCCTCTAACAATAGACTCTCCTTATGTGATAAACAGTCGTAATGTATGTACGAACGTGAGCAATTTAAAGTTCCTAATAATCGTCCACACCTCGACGGACCATTTTCAGAGACGAAGAATAATGAGAGAGACGTGGGCCAAtaagaatatatttaaaactgttaaTCTGAGGATAGTTTTCTTCTTTGGgttgacaaaagacaaaaccACCCAGGAGTTGATAGAGAACGAAAGTATCGTCTACGGCGACGTTGTTCAGGGGGATTTCCTGGACACCTACCACAACCTGACCCACAAGGGCGTGCTGGCGTACAGGTGGACTCAGGACTTCTGTCAGCAGGCCGAGATGATTGTCAAAGTAGACGACGACGTGTTCCTCAATGTCTTTATTCTCTTGGAAACGTATTACCCGAAGTTTCAATCTAACAATCGCTCCATACTATGTCATTTCGTCAGGAAAAATAAAAGTGCCATTCACAGGAATAGAACCAAATGGATAGTGGACAAGCATCTGTTTTCTGGCTTCGCCTTCTATCCCGTCAACCATTGCCTGGGTTACATCGTGCTCATATCACGTGATCTTATCCGACCAATGTACCGAGCCTCTTTTCTGACGCCGTTCTTTTGGGTAGACGATGTGTATTTGTACGGGTTGCTACCGAACAAGGTGGGAGGCGTTAAGTACGGAGATATTAGATACAGTCTGGACAAAAAAACTAATAAGGGCCTCGAGTGCTATTTTAAGACAAAGAAATGTTCGTACTTGGCGGTGATTGCTTGGAAAGATAATAAACACCTGTTCGAACAACTGTGGTACGCAGCATTGTCGCAGCTGAGTCCTAAAATGAAAAAGGAGGTGAATCCTTTACTATTACCAGAAACGCCATGA
- the LOC121373984 gene encoding beta-1,3-galactosyltransferase 1-like, protein MTNELNNIVVSNLVHLPAMCVRMIKKCIVLLLPCRTVILCSLVACVYIFSIILVYQTSVHNWRSKTRIQIFDLKQRILFINGTTSNLTFSTTTVSTIQTDQKIRHLFDNRLTAVGYKSTKRHPYLRNLLISSIDVCREKSVDLLIYFFSAWTNCEKRRLLRETWASVNTFHNLTIRTVFFLGKPNSASDQKKIRIEAAAYGDIVQGDFIDSFKNKSMKALTCLKWINDYCIHAKYVIKADDSIFVNIFKVVEHILPMLSSKHTTVACHFKKKGTSVIVRDQKSIWFVSNDVFPGQKHFPDFCTGYAVIFTSDVIPKLYEASFRAPFIPIDDVYIFGVLPQFFKSLQYIDIKQNCTLNKEVALKQYQHSTSEITYVVANAWEDGNMHAYWLAAISKLSSWASRQSRLTNLRQNKCQTIVC, encoded by the coding sequence ATGACCAATGAACTGAACAACATAGTTGTTTCAAACCTCGTTCACCTTCCAGCAATGTGTGTGAGGATGATAAAGAAATGCATAGTCCTATTGCTACCCTGTAGAACAGTAATACTATGTTCTCTTGTAGCTTGTGTTTATATATTCTCTATTATTCTTGTATATCAAACTTCCGTACACAACTGGCGGTCAAAGACACGAATTCAAATATTCGATCTCAAACAGAGAATTCTTTTCATAAATGGCACAACATCAAACTTGACGTTTAGTACCACTACAGTTTCAACCATACAAACAGACCAGAAAATCAGACACTTATTTGATAACAGATTAACAGCTGTCGGTTATAAGTCGACAAAACGTCATCCATATTTACGTAACTTGCTCATATCAAGCATAGATGTTTGTAGAGAAAAATCGGTGGACttgttaatatatttcttcAGTGCTTGGACCAATTGTGAAAAACGGAGATTACTACGAGAAACTTGGGCCAGTGTAAATACGTTTCACAATTTGACCATCAGGACCGTCTTCTTTTTGGGAAAGCCAAACTCTGCAAGTGATCAGAAAAAGATTCGAATAGAGGCAGCGGCATACGGTGATATAGTCCAAGGAGATTTTAtagacagttttaaaaataagtcaATGAAAGCTCTGACGTGTTTAAAATGGATCAATGATTACTGTATACATGCGAAATATGTCATCAAAGCCGATGACAGTATAtttgtcaatatttttaaagtagttGAACATATTCTGCCAATGTTATCGTCTAAACATACAACAGTTGCGTGTCATTTCAAGAAAAAAGGAACAAGTGTGATTGTTAGAGATCAAAAGAGTATATGGTTCGTGTCAAATGACGTGTTTCCTGGTCAGAAACACTTTCCAGATTTCTGCACTGGATATGCGGTGATTTTCACAAGTGACGTCATACCGAAGCTGTACGAGGCATCCTTCAGGGCTCCGTTTATCCCCATCGATGACGTCTACATATTCGGTGTCTTGCCACAGTTTTTTAAATCCTTACAATACATTGACATAAAGCAAAACTGTACTCTAAATAAGGAAGTAGCGCTGAAACAATACCAACATTCAACGTCAGAGATCACGTATGTTGTGGCAAACGCCTGGGAAGATGGCAACATGCACGCCTATTGGCTTGCGGCGATATCCAAACTGTCATCGTGGGCTTCCAGACAATCCAGGTTAACAAACCTGAGGCAAAACAAGTGTCAAACTATCGTGTGTTAA